A window from Desulfovibrio subterraneus encodes these proteins:
- a CDS encoding TIGR04283 family arsenosugar biosynthesis glycosyltransferase — translation MEYNPPCFSVIIPAWHEAANINGLVAHVRERAGGRNVEIIVSDGAPQADTLAALADKDVIRVRAPQGRARQMNAGAHAASGDILLFLHADTTLPEDAFAAMEHGLNRLGDSGKRGGAGAFRLGIDGAFGFLYLVEKLADLRNRLTRTPYGDQAQFFRSSYFRLLGGYSAIPIMEDVDIMRRIRQRGDSIALLPLRVRTSARRWHAEGVVYCSLRNVCLRTLYALGVPAQTLSRWYLAYKGKS, via the coding sequence ATGGAGTATAATCCGCCCTGTTTTTCCGTCATTATTCCCGCGTGGCATGAAGCTGCGAATATAAACGGCCTTGTCGCCCATGTGCGCGAAAGAGCGGGTGGCAGGAATGTGGAGATCATCGTGAGCGATGGTGCTCCGCAGGCGGATACCCTTGCAGCGCTTGCCGACAAAGATGTGATACGGGTTCGTGCTCCGCAGGGGCGTGCCAGGCAGATGAATGCCGGTGCCCACGCCGCATCGGGCGATATTCTGCTCTTTCTGCATGCAGACACCACATTGCCGGAAGATGCTTTTGCCGCCATGGAACACGGGCTGAATAGGCTTGGCGATTCCGGCAAAAGGGGAGGCGCGGGTGCCTTTCGTCTCGGGATTGATGGCGCCTTCGGATTCCTGTATCTCGTGGAGAAGCTTGCTGATCTGCGAAACCGTCTGACCCGTACCCCATACGGCGATCAGGCTCAATTTTTCCGCAGTTCCTACTTCCGCCTGCTGGGGGGCTATTCCGCCATACCCATTATGGAAGATGTGGACATCATGCGACGCATCAGGCAACGGGGAGACTCCATAGCCCTGTTGCCTCTGCGGGTGCGGACCTCGGCACGGCGCTGGCATGCCGAGGGAGTTGTCTACTGTTCGCTGCGCAATGTCTGCCTGCGGACTTTGTACGCGCTGGGGGTTCCCGCGCAAACGCTTTCGAGATGGTATCTCGCATACAAGGGGAAATCATGA
- a CDS encoding Lon protease family protein, translating to MSKVRPLPAIKLRTLLDPARISCDDSHGIPRKPTKRSPQPRALEALELALSIHNNGYNVYLAGGPSLGRNYMLQEFLRPRAEKRPTPPDLIYVNNFEDQDSPTLIELPAGQGRKLKNELAQAISKLRKELPARFENDAYIKKRNIIMDRFQDERDKLFQEMDQVAVSEGFNMDLDETGSMTLYPLIEGKRLSEEEFERLDTDLRQTLKVKGDKLLQVMSALMRKMSTAEQALRTDERSLDQDLAREALQEMLIPVTDKFLKACESEDLAAFFTAMQNDILESLDQFVQRESSPSGGAPGSAESFLSALPQEDITARYEINLFVDHSETKGAPIVVDDHPTVANLLGCIERVSEMGALVTDYTLIKSGSIHQANGGFLVMHIEDLLSQTGAWEGLMRALRSGIARIEDAGDSETTKTKGIEPEPMMLDLRVILIGPEDIYEHLLQSDDRFPKLFKLKAHMSESMPRNADGIRIYLQRLAGIIDDCDLLPFSRDGLASIIDYSSRIIEDQKKLSLRFPHIRELMVESDAYARMKKRTVVDAETVHDALVARYYRNNLYEEMFMEDYDRELIKVQTSGTAVGRVNGLAVSFYGDFEFGLPHQISCTVGVGHGGIIDLEREAELGGPIHTKAMMILKSYLLGMFAQNKPIVMTGSLYFEQSYAGIEGDSASGAELAALLSALSGLPLSQSLAFTGAVSQTGQIMAVGGVTRKIEGFFDVCQRRGLTGEQGVLLPYDNVDQLMLKKEVVAAVEEGKFAIYPIRHITEAMELLTGQTAGNRRKDGTFTKGSIFDKVDRRLTELGKLAERAYKSKR from the coding sequence ATGAGCAAAGTCCGTCCCCTTCCCGCGATCAAGTTGCGCACCCTATTAGACCCCGCCCGCATCAGCTGCGACGACAGCCACGGCATTCCCCGCAAGCCGACCAAACGCTCGCCGCAGCCCCGCGCGCTGGAAGCGCTGGAGCTTGCACTTTCCATCCATAACAACGGCTACAACGTCTATCTTGCCGGTGGACCGAGCCTCGGACGCAATTACATGCTGCAGGAATTTCTGCGTCCGCGTGCCGAAAAGCGCCCCACGCCGCCTGACCTGATTTACGTGAACAACTTTGAGGATCAGGATTCGCCCACCCTCATAGAACTGCCCGCCGGTCAGGGCCGCAAGCTCAAGAACGAACTGGCGCAGGCCATATCCAAGCTGCGCAAGGAACTGCCCGCCCGCTTCGAAAACGATGCGTACATCAAAAAGCGCAACATCATCATGGACCGTTTTCAGGACGAGCGCGACAAGCTCTTTCAGGAAATGGATCAGGTCGCGGTGAGTGAAGGCTTTAACATGGACCTTGATGAAACAGGCTCCATGACCCTGTATCCGCTCATCGAGGGCAAGCGTCTTTCCGAAGAGGAATTCGAGCGTCTTGACACCGACCTGCGGCAGACGCTCAAGGTAAAGGGAGACAAGCTGCTGCAGGTGATGTCTGCGCTCATGCGCAAAATGTCCACTGCGGAACAGGCATTGCGGACGGATGAACGCTCTCTTGATCAGGATCTTGCGCGCGAAGCGCTGCAGGAAATGCTCATCCCCGTGACGGATAAATTTCTCAAAGCCTGTGAAAGCGAAGATCTGGCAGCCTTCTTCACTGCCATGCAGAACGATATTCTGGAGAGTCTGGACCAGTTCGTACAGCGGGAATCGTCCCCCTCCGGCGGGGCTCCCGGCTCGGCAGAGAGCTTTCTCTCCGCGCTGCCGCAGGAAGACATTACCGCCCGCTACGAAATCAACCTCTTCGTGGACCACTCCGAAACCAAGGGGGCTCCCATCGTGGTGGACGACCACCCCACGGTTGCCAACCTGCTCGGCTGCATCGAGCGCGTTTCGGAAATGGGCGCTCTGGTCACGGATTACACCCTGATCAAGTCCGGCTCCATCCATCAGGCCAACGGCGGCTTTCTGGTCATGCACATCGAGGACCTGCTTTCGCAGACCGGTGCGTGGGAAGGCCTTATGCGCGCCCTGCGTTCAGGCATTGCCCGCATAGAGGACGCCGGAGATTCCGAGACCACCAAGACCAAGGGCATAGAGCCGGAACCGATGATGCTTGACCTGCGGGTCATTCTCATCGGGCCGGAAGATATTTACGAGCACCTGCTGCAGAGCGACGACCGCTTCCCCAAGCTGTTCAAGCTCAAGGCGCACATGAGCGAATCCATGCCCCGCAACGCGGACGGCATACGCATCTATCTGCAGCGCCTTGCAGGCATTATTGACGACTGCGACCTTCTGCCCTTCTCCCGCGACGGACTGGCAAGCATCATCGACTACAGCTCTCGCATCATAGAGGACCAGAAAAAGCTTTCGCTGCGCTTCCCCCACATCCGCGAACTGATGGTGGAATCAGACGCATATGCGCGCATGAAAAAACGCACCGTGGTGGATGCGGAAACAGTGCACGATGCTCTGGTGGCCCGCTATTACCGCAACAACCTGTACGAAGAAATGTTCATGGAAGATTACGACCGTGAACTGATAAAGGTGCAGACTTCCGGCACGGCCGTGGGCCGCGTGAACGGCCTTGCGGTGAGCTTCTACGGCGATTTCGAGTTCGGTCTGCCGCACCAGATTTCCTGCACCGTGGGTGTGGGGCATGGCGGCATCATCGACCTTGAACGCGAAGCAGAGCTTGGCGGCCCCATTCACACCAAGGCCATGATGATTCTGAAGAGCTACCTGCTCGGCATGTTCGCCCAGAACAAGCCCATTGTCATGACCGGCTCGCTCTATTTCGAGCAGAGCTACGCGGGCATTGAAGGCGACTCTGCGTCCGGCGCAGAACTTGCGGCGCTGCTTTCCGCCCTGTCAGGCCTGCCGCTGTCGCAGTCTCTCGCCTTTACGGGTGCTGTGTCGCAGACCGGACAGATCATGGCCGTGGGCGGCGTAACGCGCAAGATTGAAGGCTTCTTCGATGTGTGCCAGCGCAGAGGGCTTACCGGCGAGCAGGGCGTGCTGCTGCCCTATGACAACGTAGACCAGCTCATGCTCAAGAAGGAAGTCGTGGCCGCGGTGGAGGAAGGCAAGTTTGCCATCTACCCCATCCGCCACATAACCGAAGCCATGGAACTGCTGACCGGACAGACTGCGGGCAACCGCCGCAAGGACGGTACCTTCACCAAGGGCTCCATCTTCGACAAGGTGGACAGACGCCTCACGGAGCTGGGCAAGCTGGCCGAGCGGGCATACAAATCCAAGCGATAG
- a CDS encoding ABC transporter substrate-binding protein — MLRFWCTCCLIFVLLASARQACAGKVLVIESYHQGFSWDASYLRGLREVLASDHEIRTFEMDTKRIPAEQFSRRAAEALAVFREYKPDLVVLGDDNAARLLAPDLLATAVPIVFLGLNNNPREYSLYGHPHVAGLMERPLLFQSVSVARKICPFPIRRVLFLFDVSETSNLIAGDVFHDGASKELLGIRADLRQVATVEEWKDAVQTAGENGYDLIFVGLSQRLEGAESGCCNDEDMVQWTAQHSPVPSFGLWDFSIGRGKLAAGLVHVGEEQGRAAGNLARRLLAGERSVSIPLAVEDGVLMYSRFEAARLGLVFPAGLALNAVAVE; from the coding sequence ATGCTTCGATTCTGGTGTACGTGCTGCCTTATTTTTGTCCTGCTTGCTTCTGCCCGGCAGGCTTGCGCGGGCAAAGTGCTGGTTATTGAAAGCTATCATCAGGGGTTTAGCTGGGATGCGAGCTACCTGCGTGGTCTGCGTGAAGTGCTGGCTTCTGATCACGAAATCAGGACCTTCGAGATGGATACCAAGCGTATTCCTGCGGAACAGTTTTCCCGACGCGCAGCCGAGGCTCTGGCGGTGTTCAGAGAATACAAACCGGACCTCGTGGTTCTGGGAGATGATAATGCCGCGCGCCTGCTTGCTCCCGACCTGCTCGCCACAGCGGTTCCCATTGTTTTTCTGGGGCTGAACAACAATCCCCGCGAATACAGCCTTTATGGTCATCCCCATGTTGCCGGACTGATGGAGCGTCCTTTGCTTTTTCAGTCCGTAAGTGTGGCCCGCAAGATATGCCCCTTTCCCATACGGCGGGTGCTGTTTCTGTTCGATGTCAGCGAGACTTCCAATCTTATCGCCGGTGATGTCTTTCACGACGGAGCTTCCAAGGAACTTTTAGGCATCAGGGCCGATCTGCGGCAGGTTGCAACCGTTGAAGAATGGAAGGATGCTGTGCAGACAGCCGGAGAAAACGGCTACGATCTTATTTTTGTGGGACTTTCACAGCGGCTGGAGGGTGCGGAAAGTGGTTGCTGCAATGATGAGGACATGGTGCAGTGGACCGCGCAGCATTCCCCCGTTCCCAGCTTTGGGCTGTGGGATTTCAGTATAGGCCGGGGAAAGCTCGCAGCAGGGCTTGTGCATGTGGGTGAAGAGCAGGGGCGCGCGGCCGGAAATCTGGCCCGTCGTCTGCTCGCGGGTGAGCGTAGCGTTTCCATTCCTCTGGCAGTGGAGGACGGGGTGCTTATGTACAGCCGCTTTGAGGCCGCAAGGCTGGGGCTTGTTTTTCCTGCGGGGCTGGCTTTGAACGCCGTTGCCGTAGAGTAG
- a CDS encoding TIGR04282 family arsenosugar biosynthesis glycosyltransferase, which translates to MNDTCVLLFVKYPEPGRVKTRLGEVIGNDVAADFYKRFVEDLLKGLATVQAALRICYLPVEGHDVEVQLRDWLGNDYAFFPQEGADLGERMKAAMQKAFADGFSRVVLMGSDIPDFPPELVQKALLDLDMKEAVIGPAYDGGYYLIGFRREFFFPEVFDGIVWGEADVFRPTMEHMRRKGLEVLRLPDWNDVDTIWDLNVLYRTNRNSSFRKSATFAKLREHNDMIRQYDLDLPKMPGR; encoded by the coding sequence ATGAACGATACCTGTGTGCTGCTGTTCGTCAAATATCCGGAACCGGGCAGGGTGAAGACCCGTCTGGGTGAAGTGATCGGCAATGATGTGGCTGCGGATTTTTACAAGCGCTTTGTGGAAGATTTGCTCAAGGGGCTTGCCACTGTGCAGGCCGCATTGCGCATATGTTATCTGCCCGTGGAAGGCCACGACGTGGAAGTACAGCTGCGCGACTGGCTCGGCAACGATTATGCGTTTTTTCCGCAGGAAGGGGCTGATCTGGGCGAACGGATGAAAGCCGCCATGCAGAAAGCCTTTGCCGACGGTTTTTCCCGCGTGGTGCTCATGGGCAGCGATATTCCCGATTTTCCGCCGGAACTGGTGCAGAAGGCTCTGCTTGATCTGGACATGAAGGAAGCCGTGATAGGACCCGCATACGATGGCGGCTACTATCTTATCGGCTTCCGGCGCGAATTCTTCTTCCCCGAAGTCTTTGACGGTATTGTCTGGGGAGAAGCGGATGTTTTCCGCCCCACCATGGAGCATATGCGCCGCAAAGGGCTTGAAGTGCTGCGCCTGCCCGACTGGAATGACGTAGACACCATCTGGGATCTGAATGTTCTGTACAGGACCAACAGGAATAGCTCGTTCAGAAAGTCTGCCACGTTCGCCAAACTGAGAGAGCATAACGACATGATTCGTCAGTACGATCTTGATTTACCCAAAATGCCGGGCAGATAG